Below is a window of Spodoptera frugiperda isolate SF20-4 chromosome 13, AGI-APGP_CSIRO_Sfru_2.0, whole genome shotgun sequence DNA.
tacttacaaacTATAGTCAGGATACATCTTCACCATTTTTTCGGTAACATCAGTTTTTTGCGAGTACCAATTCTTGAGGGTCATTGTGACAGCATAAATCATTTTGGCGTCAGTTAACCCAGGAGGGTCTTGTTTTCTGGACATTATCTTCCAGTCTGGGTACGAAAACCGCACCAGACCCACCGCTTGTCCAGGGTCTGGGAACCTTTCTGGAAAAATTGACACAGTTTTATCATGAAAATCACTGTAAATTTTGCAGTATTTTCGGATAACGTTTTGGTTGACGTCTGCAACAAATAAGTCGTTGTGCTTTTAGTTTGCGTTCGGGTttttagccatgatcgtcccactgcaggctCTTTGTCCTACCCTACTTcgccttccactcctctctttGTAGAGATTTCTGTGGCCAATCTTTGTTACAAATTGTCAAGGTCATTTCGCCATTTAATGCCGGGCCTACCGTgactaaaaataagtattaaagaCGTTTACTACTTACTGGTTGATCGACAGAAATCATGTCGTAGAGTACATTGGTTGGCCAGCACTTGTGCGAACGTTGCTAGCTCGTTGTCCCATTGCTGGAATTTACATATTAAGACATAAGGCCACAAATTGGgttctgtgttttttttaatgggacaagcccgccacagcctcccataccgctgcaactcctgtaagtcaggatctacagtagatacaaacatgaaaacaccggaacactggaGTCTGatgcgtcccagggaaatgaatgactgtcttggatcccgcaacgaaacaaatcagaagatgttattagaagagaagaaaattGGGTTCGGTGTCTaaaggtattaaaattatattatgtaccagTCGAAAGATCCCATATCCCCGAGGCAGCGTCTCGCCATCCTTGCCTACTTCTCTCCCGTTTGCTATTTTGCTCCTTATCCTGAAATGTAATAAGTTAACTAAAGATTTCGGTCTACCGTCGCATATTAACCCGTCGTGTGCACAAAACTTGAAACCAAGCGAGACACGATGTATTTTCTAAGTTTTGTAGTGACGAAATCTGCAAGTTTAGTAACTGCTGGGTATGATTTTTCTTAGCCTAAAGCCTAATTGTCAGTTAATGTTTCATTTCACACTATCTTCTACTCTACTGGTTGTAGAAGAGTGGGGTCTCAAAGCACAGGATAGATCAAGGTCAGAGtcaataggtactttttagAAACGAAGATTTATCAGTGTTAAAAATCAGGTATTTGTTACTTAAAAGGAGTCCCCTGAGTGAGATGAACTGTAGTAGTTTAAGttttgtgtgaaataaaaatgtattattatattcatcacTTACGCATTTGTCACGTCCAACAGTTTTGTTGCTAACTCCTCGGTGATGGTGATGTTTTGACCATTATTGCATTTTGGACCCAGCACCTGGTTCTGGAATACAATAGGATAATAATTagtgccatgcttcgacacTAATGATTTAactggagtgacaccacggcctcactgtaCATTGGCGTggtggtcggcgacggtgacctctcgcgtccgacATTGGTTCAGGTCATGGTGTGGAGCGAGTAgaactgggatgccgtctcctccttatGCGAAGCAGTGATGCTAGCTAACGAAGAGGCGGAGTACGTGAGGGAACGAATCTCCTCACACCctagccgtcgcgagagacactccgggcgtcggggatcgcgcgacgatctccggccaccgtaagtgcgggtatgcggacggcgagcaagggaagctcgccgcccgaacagaaccagacccttGCGTATTGCAGCAGATAGTACCACTCTTTGAAACGCGACATTTTTGGCGACGCTCTATTCTTTCCATTCATATTAACCTTTTTccatatgttattatttatattggacTCATTAAACATAGCTAGTGACTAAGTTTATTATGCAAAATATACACAAATGTGTACGGTACGGCAACTTTTCCATTGTTACAAATTCTTATGAAACAATGGAATAATTTACGTAATAGTAACAGCACACTCATGCtactaaactaaaaaactaGAGGCACATACTATGTTAGGAACTATGTTATTACATATTAACAAAGTTAAGTGTTACTCGGTTAATGGAAACtgccttcaagaaaagagcgtattcctttttaaaaggccaacAAAGCACCTGtcacttctctggtgttgcgggtgtccatgggcggcgcttatctcgtttaccattaggtgatccgtctgttcgtctTTTTATTTGTCTCCTATTCCAAAAAAGATCAGGATCTCCTGATCTAGATCTGTAAATCTATTTAGATTAACAGTTACTCACAGGGTTGTAGTACATGCACATGACGTGGGCGCCCTCTCTGCAGAACTCAAAGGAGGGacagtagtcagataggaataTAGACTTCTGTAGAAAGTTGTCAATCACCAGCGAACATTTTGAGAACCTCAACTCGATGACCAGGAGAACAGGAATTAGCTGGTAGTAGAAAGAGTACTTCGTTAGATTTTCGTAGAGTACACGGTTACATATTTTCATTAAGTGACCACCTCAATCCCgtgctgttttatttattgctagcgTCTGCCAGCGGATACGTCTGCgttgccgtgggataaaaagtctcctatcactcaagtcaacTCATATACTGGCTGTATACTAAGTTTTAtccaaatccgttcagtagtttcaaaaGGATTagcggacaaatatccaaattcttaacaaacaaagtttcacatttataatgtgaGTGtgttttcacaaatatttacattttcaatGTTCTGAACAAAAATATCTCATTATAATCGCTGattttcattacctacctacctactactacATACATGTCGAGATAGCACTAAAATcgagggtgcttttctaccagagatgtgctacgctgcgttgctttggatgcgtttggcttttcGAGCAGGGTGCAAAACTTGACAAATGGCAATGAAagattttccgagttatatattttctaagtttatttagacaccacagacAAACACTAAAGGAAAACCTCGTGAGGAAACCATGTACCAGTGAGCAAacttggtgattaatgctcaaaccttctccgtgtgagaagaggcctttggagTGGGCACTGGTGATAATGATCAGTAATAGTATAATTATTAAGTGatagtaataatttttattttaaactcacCTTGACACTAAACATTTtgatgtgaaataaatgttttataagtCTATTTAGTCCATTCACAAAGTTTAGAACTTGAAatcattttatacaataattcactatttatttatttatttatttttacacttttgGTCACTCAAGcactatacatattatttcaattaaaaaaacttttatgttaaaacaaattagtttttcaaagtttaatgtttattaatttattttataataaatgactTTTGGGATTTTTGTGttctgaaaattttaaattaaataagtttattgaaacttatttaatttacataatataaaatatttcgctTAACCTGGCTTTTTAATGAAGTATAttgattaagtatttatttttgactattaaaattttattagttataattataatttaacttttaacccgttttaataaaaataaatatattgaaataaactTGTAGTcacatgttatttattaatgatatttatttttcgtcaTTAATTTAACGAAACAAAacacataacattttttaaacagttATTAATGTAGCAGTATATACAGCGTGTTAATGGGATGTATGTTTCTGTGCCAGTTTAAAAATCATGTTTAGTCTAAGGATTGATAATAAAACCATTAGGGAATGAAGAAAACGGACTAAGGTCATATCCGTTACATTTTCTAGTACATATGTACTTCTCTTTTTCAACATGGCCGCTGTGAACAATGGTGTTTACACTTACTTCGCCAGTTATCGACAAGGATAGTTTATAAAAGTTCCACGTTTTTAGAACAGTATTCATTTGAAAGTTCAAGTGTGAATATAATGTACCGACTACtgttaactttattatatttcgtTCATTTTATTTGTGCCGCTGAAAAGGTatgtttgtgaattttattatttataaagggAACGTGAAAAATTGTTAGAATATCAATAGCTTTTCAGGTTAGTGGCAGTGGTCACTTCTCTGTCATGTATAGGAGAATAATTAATGAATTGATCATTATCATGGTATAGATTGCAAGAAGCTGCTAAGTATTAAGTCCTTTGCAACCAGCTGATTGAAATTGAGGGAGAGATATATTCATTTGGAATATCTATTATATTCATAATCTAGTGCATAAAGTTGTGCGAGAAGGGGAGCTCGTCGCCCTATCTAAAACAGACTCGTGCGTACGTCGTGTCGTATtatgcgcgcctcaaagagctatcaaaCCACCATAGATGGTGGCCCAGAAGGGCTAAGCTGCGGGTCGCTTAACAGGTTACCAGGGAATAGGatgcaaatgagcagacgtcacatgatggtaagcgatcagcgccgcacacggacacacgcaacaccagaggagtttcaggtgttgccggccttttaaaaaggaatacgcattaaaataaacattataaattataaagaatATATTCTTCTGTTACAGATTCCATCGAACCATGGAATTGAGCACAGAGTGGCGATGGTAACGAAAGATGAAAAAACAAATACGGTAAGAATTTTATTGGAACAGAATATTTGCGGATGGGACCCTTGCTAGTTCTTCCGTAGTGCTGTAGTAATAGTTATAATTGCTTTAAACGGGTCTTGGTTCACAGTCACGGCACAGCGTATTCTGCTATGGAGAAGTCAACAGCACGCGACCATCCggtgttgttattttaaaatatatcatacgacatacgatttaatgttcaattttAAATGACTATGATAATAGCTGGTTTGGTTTGTGCCTTTACTGTGTACTATGAACTTTAGGCtgtatttaacattttctttgGGGCTTTTGGTTCCTAGATACCGACATCCGTGGTCAGGCCTTGGCAACAACACTCCtacacattgttgtttcgggggGTGTGTGGagtaacttgtatgtttgtaaacgcacccacgacatagaagaaaatcctatttttttttattgttttgcgtGGTTAGCGAGTTTTGCTGGTTCTTTTTCTTCCTTTTTTGTTTTGGGTTTACGGCACTTCTGATTTCTGATAAGCAAGTGTGAGAagttgttttgattttgttttgtttttttattacatacttgcTGGCCCGGGAAACTTCTTAtcgccttaaacattttttctcacctttcctggacttccacgAATAATTAAGGTCAAAATTTGCCACATCGGtgcagccgttctcgagttctAGCGAAACTAAtgaacaacaattgatttttatatatggagATTTCTTGTTTCCTGTATCCATTGCAAGGGTGATGATTTCGTTTGACTGTTGATTTATTATAAGGAACTATAcatactattaatatttaaatgctTTTATGCAATTTCCACTTATTTCCATTGCGGGAGAAAATGAGTAAGGgttaactaaattaatgtttgactgCAGTAAAGAGGAGAAAGcagattttatgtttttgttttttttttcatcttctTAATGGCAGTGTCACGCACTTAAGGCAACAGGCAACGAGCTGAATTAGGCAACTTTTTCCATAGTTATTTAGGAAACTTGTATGGTGTCCTTAATTTTCTAATTACAAAGATATAAAGTACGTACAAGTAAAGATACGTACAGAACTTTACTTTAGTATCACCTGTATCAGGGATGCAGTGGGAAATCTAATCAAGATGAccgaattagattttttttatggcgTAAGTGGCAAACTAGTAAACacgtcacttgatggtaagccatcagcgccgcccatggatacccgttatttattaaaatacacattgattgaattaatttcataagtatatattttgatCTTTATTCCACAGACTCCAAACAACATCACATTCATTGACAAAGCAGAAAACCTGATCCGATTACCATCGATGAGCAAATACTACGAAGACAAGAAATCCAAAAGCAAGTTGCTAAAGAAATCACCAAAACGGACGGTACAGAAGATTATAAAGAAGAATCGCTCGAATAAGATAAGGAAGCTGTACATTATGAAGATGACGAGCAATCCAACAGTGATTCCTAAGTCCAATGAATATGCTCAAGATGACTACGCACAGAGAAAGGATGATACGACCACTCCAAACACCATGAGAAAGAGAATGAAGAAGTACAACACAAGACTGCCACGGTACCCGAAGCCTTTCCATCAAATGCACAAGAACTTCAAAAGAGACAAGAGGCAAACAAGAGACCTATTCATCCTAAAAGATTTGGATGAAATGCAGTTCTTGACGGAGAAGAAAGATTATAATGTTGTTAATGCTCATTATAAGAAGTACTGGTAGAAGATAGGACtagttattaatgttatatagTAATGAAAGTAAGATGTTTTGCTAATTCTGGGAGTGGGATCAAAGTGTTGTTTAAGGATAAGTTTGGAATGAATGTCGATAAATTTCTAGTTGTAGAAAATCTAAGCATAATCTTATTATACTATAGAAATGGCAGTAAATGgccttttaacaataaaattctacaCATAATTATAGGCTAAGATTAGGTTAATTTGCTCTGAAGACGCATTAAGTCGAAATGGGTcattatgttaatataattgTGATAGcaatttttgttgatatttctcAAATCAGCCTTTTAATTTTAGtgacaactttttttaaataaactgatactcaatatttgttgttgtttttttttattagtcttGTGGAACCGAAACATGGTCTTTCCTCTTACGTATCCAGACGCCTTATAACTGcggacagcgagcaagggtaggTCGCCGTTCGACCAGAACCTAGAtaagaaccatcagaccactacagatccCCATcttcagtagggctgatgcctgattcggagctgcggctGTTAAAGCAGGAGTCggaacgagatggtttttagtcagtaagagtctgacactccctctcacctcgcccaaagcgggacaagtcattggataattttccccccttaaaaaaggggcCTCATAAGAAAGCTCGATGTCATTTTTTTCGCTTTGAAACGGGAAGAAGAGAATCGTGAAGGAATGAAAGTAGTTGCCGCAGCCCAGCGGATTAGGTAGCTGAAGTGGCTGTAGACGGGGCGTATAGCATGTGGAACTGGCAGCCAATGGGGCGGAAAAGTTCCTTAACTGGAGACCTCGTACCACGTCCACCTAAAAGGTGCATACGACCTAATTGACAGAGCCGCTAGGTCCAGATTGCCTTGGCGTAGCTGATGATGGTGATTATTATTTCATGACATTATTTTAAAGGAAGCCGGCGTGAGATCTGGCACTTAGCACTTATATTTTCACTTTAGCGATCCTTTTTCTGAGGAGTGAACTCTCAGCATAATCACGCCAATACACGTAGGTTTACTACTTACATAGATAACTATTAAGAAGGGAGGGGGGGGCtgcagtaatattttttaactctCTAACGATGTCATGTTATttgtgataataaattatactacagcagtattttaataattttattaatataaacttacaattgtaacataacaaaatgttttttttaatgttgcccccacactaggatatttTCCTGTatcctgggtgcgtttacaaacatacaagttcacatacacatgacacccagaccgtTGTACATTCTTGCTTatgtttaaacttaaataactaCGCCTGATGGCGGGCAATCAAGCGTCTCCTAtagacttatattttttaagttggttCACAAACATCATAACTCAGAAATATTTTAGTGCGACTTCATGTTTATTATGAAATTGTTATGGTAAAACTTCTAATAAAATTCGTACATGACAGAGTGTAAAATTCTTGCTCTATGTGGGACGTAGTTGTCAGATTTGGAACCTGTTCTTGGTGAAGCCGGCTTCATTCGGCGTACCCTGTTGCCTCCATGCTGAAATATTGgtaatttttattcattgtatGTTTCACATAATCTTTATAATTTTGGCTATGTCCGATACCCAGGCCGTACCGGAGATGAGCTGGAGCCTAAGCGGACGCTCGCGATGTGGACAGGTTGTTAGGTGTTGCTAATTCAATTTTAACGGTGTGCATATACAGTCAATCGATAGTAAACTTAATAAGCAACGTCAcgattttatccccgaaggggtaggcagatgtgctcattacgacacgtaatgccgctatacaatgtacacccacttttcaccatttgtgttataagtcccatgtaataaggggtgagcctattgccatatactagacacaattccagactccgtactaccactgagaaatttttcgaaacaccgaaaatttttgcctgacccgggaatcaaacccgagaccccttgtcccgcagtcgcacttgcgaccactcgaccaacgagacagtcgaGGCACTTAATACAATATTACGTAGCAAAACGACGACgattagcaaaataaaaacgacAGCCAGTAAGCCTGTTTATAATACATAGGAACCACGACGGTTACCCGCCGCGGAGCATTTTTTAAAGAACCGTACGAGCGTCCGCTTAACGCAGTTTCAAACCTTAGAAATAATAGTCAATACGTACGTCACTTGAACGTGAAAGAAGCATTCTTTCAATGTTATCTAGCTtttcttgaaaatattttcttctttctaAACTTAACGGATCATCTATAATGTCATCTTGATAATTATACATTGtattactttttctttctattttatttctggGATTTCCAGGTTCTCCGATTCTGCGACCATCCCTGTCTTGACGATCATGGATATGTTTAGCTAATTCCCTGTTCCTAAATTCTAGTAAATTGCTGTACTTAATTGCATCATCTTCCATAGAAGTTAAGGAATGTTTCAGTTCTCTGAATTCATTGAAATCTTTACCTTCGTACTTTAATGTATTCTTATGAACTGGTACAGTTTCGTCATATTTATGAATCCAATCGTAATTGTGATGATACTTTGGGTCATTTTGAGTATATTTATGTCTTATACCAAATTTGCTATCCACATTGTTTTC
It encodes the following:
- the LOC118270749 gene encoding uncharacterized protein LOC118270749, which translates into the protein MYRLLLTLLYFVHFICAAEKIPSNHGIEHRVAMVTKDEKTNTTPNNITFIDKAENLIRLPSMSKYYEDKKSKSKLLKKSPKRTVQKIIKKNRSNKIRKLYIMKMTSNPTVIPKSNEYAQDDYAQRKDDTTTPNTMRKRMKKYNTRLPRYPKPFHQMHKNFKRDKRQTRDLFILKDLDEMQFLTEKKDYNVVNAHYKKYW